In Nocardioides sp. JS614, the sequence GCTGCTGGTGCTCACCACCTGGCGCGAGCACCCGCCGCCGACCGGGGCCCTGGCCGAGGTCGCCGAGGCGCTGGCCCGCAAGCACGCCCTGCGGATCCAGCTGCGCGGGATCCCCGCGGAGGCGGCCGCGCAGGTGTTCGCCCAGATCACCGAGTCCGAGCCCACCGAGGCCGAGACCGACGCGCTGCGCCGGCGTACCGAGGGCAACCCGTTCTTCCTCGTCGAGTACGCGCGCCTGGCCCGCGAGCGCGGGGACGTGGCCGCGCTGATGGCCGAGCCGCAGCCCCCGGCCGCCGTGCACGAGGTGCTCTCGCGGCGGCTCGCCCAGCTCGACGAGCCGACCCGCGAGCTGCTCCAGGTCGCGAGCGTGCTCGGCCGGATCTTCGAGCTCGGGACCCTCGCCGGCACCGCCGACCAGGACGACGATCAGGTGCTCGACCGGCTCGACCCGGCGCTGGCCGCGGGCCTCGTCGAGGAGGACGGCGTCGACCGGTTCCGGTTCACCCACGCGCTGGTGCGCGACACCGTGCGCTCGAGCCTGCCGCAGTCGCGCCGGGCCAGGGTGCACGCGCGCGCCGCACGCGTGCTCGCCGGGCGGAACGGTCACGAGGCCGAGATCGCCCGGCACTGGCTGGCCGCCGGCCCGCGGCACCTGGCCGACGCCTGGCCCGCGGCCCAGGCGGCCGCCCGCTCCGCGACCGCCGTCTTCGCGTACGTCGAGGCGCTCGAGATGCTCGAGCACGCGCTGCGCGCGCAGGACCAGGACCCGGGGTCGGACGACCGGTCCCGCTTCGAGCTGCTGACCGACCTCGCCGAGGTGCTGCGCCGGGCCGGCCGATGGATCGAGCTGCGCGGGGTCGCCCACGAGGCGATCGAGGTCGCCGACGAGCTCGGCGACCCGGACCTGCTCGGCCGGGCCGGGATCATGACCAGCACCGGCGCCCTGTGGCAGGCCGCAGCGCACGCCCAGGTCGACCCGATGGTGGTCGCCGCGCTGCGCCGCGCGCTGGACCGTCTGCCCGACGGCGACTCCCCGGCCCGCTGCCGGGTGATGCTCGGGCTCGCCGGGGAGATCTACTACGGCGCCACCCCGCAGGAGCGCGAGGCGATCTCCGCCGAGGCCGTCGCGATGGCCCGTCGGCTCGGCGACCCCGCGCTCACGCTGAGCGCCTGCCTGCACGCGGCCATCGCGGTCTGGCGCGCCGGTACGGCGCAGCTGCGGCTCGACCTGACCACCGAGGCGGTCGGTCTGGCCGAGCGGCTCGGCGACGGCATCTCACTCTGCTCGGCGCTGACCCTGCGCGCGGTCGCGGCAGGCGAGCTCGGCGACGTCACCGTCCTCGACGAGAGCCTGTCCCGGGCCCGCGCCGAGGCGGACCGGCTGCGGCACATCTACGCCCAGCTGGTGCTGGACTCCCTCGAGGTGTCGTGGGCGGCGATGCAGGGCCGTTTCGACGAGGTCGAGAAGATCATCGAGCACATGCAGGGCATCGGCGAGGTCGTGTCGATCACCGGCTACGAGGAGGCCGTCGCCGGCGCGCTCCTGATGCAGCTGCTCTGGCAGGGACGCGACGACGAGCTCTCCTTGGCGATGACGGCGATGGAGGGCAATACGTTCCTGCCGATCGCCACCTCGATCGTCGCGGTGCAGTGCCGCACCGGCCACCTCGACGTGGCCCGGACCTACTTCGAGGGCCACCGGGAGGACGTCGGCCTGGCCATGGCCTCCGACACCTGGTTCTCCCCCATGGCCTGGAGCATGGGCGCCGAAGCGGCCTGCTACCTGGGCGACGCCCAGCTCGGCGCGACGGCGTACCAGTGCCTCGCCGACCTCACGGGCCGGCCGGCGTGCGCCGGCTCCGGGTCGGCGATCGGGCCGGTCGACATGTTCCTCGCGATGGCCGCCCACGCCACCGGGGAGGACGACCTGGCCGCCCGGCACGCCGACCGCGCGCTCGAGCTGTGCGCGACGTGGGACGTGCCGCTCGCGGCGGACTGGGTCCGCCGCGAACGGGAGCGGTTCTCCTTCTAGCCGCCCGCCGGTCGTACTCCCGCATGTCCGCGCGGACTTCGCGGGCAAAGCCGGAACTTCTCGGCCGGAACTTCGGCCCAACAGTTCCGGTTTCCCCGGTTCACCGGGGAAACCGACCCCCCGGTCTCGGAGCTGCCGCGGCCAGGCGCCGCTGCTGCGCGTGGTCATCTGGTCCCTCCTCGGTCGCCGAGCTCGGGCCCGGGTCAGACGCCGGCCGGCGTGCGCTGGTCGGTCTGGTCGAAGTCGCCCCAGATCTCGTCGTCGGACTCGTGCCGCTCGGCCTCGATGGTCGGGAGCAGGCGGTCCAGCCACGCGGGCAGCCACCAGTTCCACCGGCCGAGGAGGGTCATCGTCGCGGGGACGAGCACCATCCGGACCACGGTGGCGTCGAGCACGATCGCCACCGCCATGCCGAAGCCGAGCTGCTTGACCACGGTGTCGGCCTCGGTGGAGAACCCGAGGAAGACGACGACCATGATCGCGGCGGCCGAGGAGATCACCCGGCCGGTCGAAGCCAGGCCGCGCTCCACGCTGCCCCGGGCGTCGCCGGTGCGCAGCCACTCCTCGCGGATCCGGGAGAGCAGGAACACCTCGTAGTCCATCGAGAGCCCGAACAGGATCGCGAAGTTCAGGATCGGGATCCAGCTCGAGACGGCGACCGCGTGGTCGATGCCGAGCACGCTCCCGCCCCAGCCCCACTGGAACACCGCGGTGAGGACGCCGTACGACGCTCCGATCGAGAGCAGGTTCATCACGGCGGCCTTCACCGGCACGACCACGGAGCGGAACATCATCGCGAGCAGCAGCACGGAGACCGCGACCACGAACCCGACGACCAGCCACAGCCGGCTCGAGAGCATCGCGGAGATGTCGGCGAAGATCGGCGTGGTGCCGGTGACCTCGACGCCCGCCGGGAGGTCGGCCCGCAGGGTCGCGACGAGGTCGGAGGTGCGCTCGTCGGCGGGGCCGGTGGTGGGCTCCGCGTCGAAGAGGGCGATCGCACCGTCCGGCGAGGTGACGGGGACGGTGACCCCGGCGATGCCGGCGTGGTCGGCGACCCGGTCGGCCACGTCCCCCGCGTCGGCGCGGGTGGTGTCGACGACGATCGTGAACGGTCCGTTCGCGCCGGCGCCGTACTCCTCCGCGATGAGGTCGTAGGCCCGGCGCACGGAGGTGGACGGGCTGTTGCTGCTGCCGTCCTGCGGCCAGGTGCGCATGCCCAGGGTGGGGGCGGCGAGCAGCAGCAGGAACATCAGTGCCGCCAGCGCGGCGACGACGGGCCGCCGGGCGACCCGGGCGGCCCAGCGGGCCGTGAGCGGGGCCTTGGCGCCGCGGGCGCTGCGCCCGGTGCGGGTACGCCGCGGGAGCAGCCGCCGGCCCGCCAACCCGCACAGGGCCGGCACCAGCGTGATCGCCGCGGCCAGCACGGCCACCACGGCGAGCGCGGTGGCGTAGCCGAACGTGGCGTAGACCGGCAGCCCGCCCAGGCGCAGCCCCATCAGCGAGATCAGCACGGTGGCCGAGGCGAACACGACCGACCGGCCGGCGGTCGCCATCGCGCGGCCGGCGGCGTCGCGCTTGTCCAGGCCCCGGCCCAGGAACTCCACGTGCCGGGTGACCAGCAGCAGCGCGTAGTCGATGCCGACGCCCAGGCCGACCATGGTGGCGACCGTGGGAGCCGCGGTGCTGACGTCCATGGTCGCGGCGAGCAGGGTGACGCCCGCGGACCCGACGGCCAGGCCCATCAGGGCGATCACCAGCGGCAGGCCGGCGGCCACCACCGAGCCGAACGCGACGACCAGCAGCACGAGCGCGGCGATCACGCCGGCGATCTCGCCGGTGCCGCTCATCTGCGACTCGGCGCCGCCGGGCAGCTCGCCGCCGAGCTCGGCCTGCAGGCCGTCGGCGCGCAGCGGCGCGATGGCGTCGACGAGCGGGTCGTAGCCGTTCGCGCCGACCAGGTCGGAGTCGGTGACGGGGGCGTCGTACGACACGGTGACGAGCGCGGTGTCGCCGTCGGCGGAGACCCGCGGTTCGGTGACGTAGCTGGCGTGGTCGAGGCGGTGCAGCCGCTGGACCAGGCCGGTCAGGTCGGCCGGGTCCAGGGCGGCGCCGCTCGGGTCGTGCACGACGACCTGCGCGGTGGCGCCACCGCCGTCGGGCACGTGGGCGCGCAGCTGCTCGATGCCCACCTGGGCCCGGGCGCCGGGGATGTCGTAGTCGTCGTGGGTGGTGCCGCCGAGGGCGCCGGCGAGCCCGAAGGCGACGACGACCACGGCCACCCAGGCGGAGATCGTCCGCCACGGGTGCGCCGCGGCGCCGGCGCCGAGGCGGTAGAGGATGCGGTTCACGTGCTGCTCCCTGGATGAGGTCTGCTTGATCGGTGGGAGCAGCGTGCGCCGCGCTGCTTGAGACCGACTGGGAGTCGGCTTGGGATCGGGCGACCCGCCGCCCCCAGGGCGGTGGAGCGGGGCCGACCGGCTCGCTGTAACGCCCGGTTACCCTTTCTGCCCACCCTGCTGCAACACCCGCGGCAGAAGGGGTAACACGGCGTTACAGCTGACGGCGGCGGCAGCGTCGTACCCCTGCTGGAGGGAGAGAGACGGTCAGGCCAGCGGCCGCGGCCAGCTGGCGACGCCCTCGTCGAGGTGCAGCTCGGCGTCGGTCTGGGCGGCCGCCTCGGCGTCGTGGGTGGCGACCACGACGATGGCACCGCGGTCCGCCTCGGCGCGCAGCGCGGCCATGGCGCGCTCGCGGTTGGCGGCGTCGAGGTCGCTGGTCGGCTCGTCGGCCAGCAGCACGACGGCACGCGCGGCGAGCGCCCGCGCCAGGGCGACCCGCTGCTGCTGGCCGCCGGAGAGCTCCTCGATCAGGTGGTTGCCGGACTCCTCGAGGCCGACCAGCGTCAGCGCCTCGGCGGTACGGCGGTGCGCGTCGGCCGCCCCGACGCCCTGGCTGAGCAGCGGCACCACGACGTTCTCGGCCGCGGTCAACGCGGAGGCCAGCCCGTTGCCCTGGGGCACGACCACCACGCCGAGCGCGGCGGCCTGCTCCCGGTCGACCACCGGGGCGTCCCCCAGGCGGACCCGGCCGGCAGTGGGGGTGAGTGCACCGGCGAGCGCCCAGAGCAGCGTCGACTTCCCGGCGCCGGAGGGCCCCGTCACCGACACCAGCCGGCCGGGG encodes:
- a CDS encoding BTAD domain-containing putative transcriptional regulator, coding for MRIGVLGTTVAADASGPVGLGGPKQRALLAALALHRGRAVAIDTLTDLVWAGAPPPGVAGTLQGYVAGLRRALEPDRTSRGGGTLLVTEQPGYALRLPEEDLDTAAFEHAVTTAHGRVAPLADALCRGRDLPPGSPDAAGLGALHTTLDEALALWRGVPFADLGEVPAAEAERARLEELRVLANEDRSALGILLGLHATVAAELDALTRQHPLRERAWALRALALAGSGRQADALAVLRQVRDVLDEELGLEPGAELRAVQAAVLRQESTALPDPAPAPGPATAARASTGPQVHAALPFPTLWGWSLAGRADELAALTDLVDRVVAGTDRSPSFVALTGEPGIGKSRLSIEAATYADAHGMTIAWGRCSQDDGAPALWPWATVLERLGSELPTSGTDDDGGAAFRAWETVVESVLAAATAGPLMLVLDDLHWADTSSLRVLRLLTEAAVAEGPGPRLLVLTTWREHPPPTGALAEVAEALARKHALRIQLRGIPAEAAAQVFAQITESEPTEAETDALRRRTEGNPFFLVEYARLARERGDVAALMAEPQPPAAVHEVLSRRLAQLDEPTRELLQVASVLGRIFELGTLAGTADQDDDQVLDRLDPALAAGLVEEDGVDRFRFTHALVRDTVRSSLPQSRRARVHARAARVLAGRNGHEAEIARHWLAAGPRHLADAWPAAQAAARSATAVFAYVEALEMLEHALRAQDQDPGSDDRSRFELLTDLAEVLRRAGRWIELRGVAHEAIEVADELGDPDLLGRAGIMTSTGALWQAAAHAQVDPMVVAALRRALDRLPDGDSPARCRVMLGLAGEIYYGATPQEREAISAEAVAMARRLGDPALTLSACLHAAIAVWRAGTAQLRLDLTTEAVGLAERLGDGISLCSALTLRAVAAGELGDVTVLDESLSRARAEADRLRHIYAQLVLDSLEVSWAAMQGRFDEVEKIIEHMQGIGEVVSITGYEEAVAGALLMQLLWQGRDDELSLAMTAMEGNTFLPIATSIVAVQCRTGHLDVARTYFEGHREDVGLAMASDTWFSPMAWSMGAEAACYLGDAQLGATAYQCLADLTGRPACAGSGSAIGPVDMFLAMAAHATGEDDLAARHADRALELCATWDVPLAADWVRRERERFSF
- a CDS encoding MMPL family transporter → MNRILYRLGAGAAAHPWRTISAWVAVVVVAFGLAGALGGTTHDDYDIPGARAQVGIEQLRAHVPDGGGATAQVVVHDPSGAALDPADLTGLVQRLHRLDHASYVTEPRVSADGDTALVTVSYDAPVTDSDLVGANGYDPLVDAIAPLRADGLQAELGGELPGGAESQMSGTGEIAGVIAALVLLVVAFGSVVAAGLPLVIALMGLAVGSAGVTLLAATMDVSTAAPTVATMVGLGVGIDYALLLVTRHVEFLGRGLDKRDAAGRAMATAGRSVVFASATVLISLMGLRLGGLPVYATFGYATALAVVAVLAAAITLVPALCGLAGRRLLPRRTRTGRSARGAKAPLTARWAARVARRPVVAALAALMFLLLLAAPTLGMRTWPQDGSSNSPSTSVRRAYDLIAEEYGAGANGPFTIVVDTTRADAGDVADRVADHAGIAGVTVPVTSPDGAIALFDAEPTTGPADERTSDLVATLRADLPAGVEVTGTTPIFADISAMLSSRLWLVVGFVVAVSVLLLAMMFRSVVVPVKAAVMNLLSIGASYGVLTAVFQWGWGGSVLGIDHAVAVSSWIPILNFAILFGLSMDYEVFLLSRIREEWLRTGDARGSVERGLASTGRVISSAAAIMVVVFLGFSTEADTVVKQLGFGMAVAIVLDATVVRMVLVPATMTLLGRWNWWLPAWLDRLLPTIEAERHESDDEIWGDFDQTDQRTPAGV
- a CDS encoding ATP-binding cassette domain-containing protein; this encodes MSELRASGLSVSYGDLLALHPLDLAVAPGRLVSVTGPSGAGKSTLLWALAGALTPTAGRVRLGDAPVVDREQAAALGVVVVPQGNGLASALTAAENVVVPLLSQGVGAADAHRRTAEALTLVGLEESGNHLIEELSGGQQQRVALARALAARAVVLLADEPTSDLDAANRERAMAALRAEADRGAIVVVATHDAEAAAQTDAELHLDEGVASWPRPLA